In Streptomyces erythrochromogenes, the DNA window AACTCGGCCAGGAGTCCGTGTTCTCGCTCGCCGAGTGCATCAGCGCGCTCACCGGCCGGCAGCCCTGCGTCGTCGCCGTCCACCAGGGCGTCCCGATCGGCGCGGCCCTCGCCTGCGTCACCGGCGAGCGCGCCTGGGTCATGCGCATCGCGATCGCCGCCGGCTGGCGCGGCCGGGGACTCGCCAGCGCCCTCCTCGTCGAGCTGGAACGGCGGCTCATCGCCGCCCGCGTCGGCCGCATCGCCTACGTCCTGCCCGAGGAGGACCTGCTCGGCGAAGGCCTCCTCAACGCCGGCTACACCCGGCAGCCCGCCGTCGCCTACTTCGAGAAGACCGAGCCGCTCCACGGACCGGCCGCCGGCCTCCTCGACGACCTCGGCGGCCGCTTCCTGCCGAACGACCTGTGGTCGAAGGTCGCCGGCATGGAGAAGGAGAAGGACCTCATCGAGCGGCGCGTGGTGCTGCCGCTCGCCGAGCCCGAGCGCGCCGCCTCGCACGGAGTGCGGCCGCCGCGCGCCATCACCCTCTTCGGCCCGCCCGGTACCGGGAAGACCACCTTCGCCCGGGCCATCGCCTCCCGGCTCGGCTGGCCCTTCGTGGAACTGCTGCCCTCACGGCTCGCCGACGAGGGCAACCTGGCCGCGGCGCTGCGCGACGCCTTCGCCCGGATCGCGGAACTGGAGCGCGTCCTCGTCTTCATCGACGAGGTGGAGGAGATCGCCCCGGTGCGCACCGAGCCCGCGCAGCCCGGCGGCATCCACGGCGTCACGAACGAGCTGCTGAAGCTGATACCGGGCTTCCGGGAGGGCGACGAACGGCTCCTCGTGTGCGCCACCAACTCCATCCGCTCCCTGGACCCGGCCTTCCTGCGGCCCGGGCGCTTCGACTACCTCATCCCGATCGGCACCCCTGACGCCGGGGCCCGCGCCGCGATCTGGGCCCGCTACACGGCGGGCCGCGCCGACGTCGACGTCAGCGCCCTGGTCGGGGCGACCGAACTGTTCACCCCGGCCGACATCGAGCACGCGGCGCGGATCGCGGCACAGGTGTCCTTCGAACGGGACCTGGAGGCGGTGGGCGCGCGCGGCGCGGCGGCCGCGCAGCTCGGCGCGACCACGCGGGACTACCTGGAGGCCGTCCGGCAGTGCAGGCCGACGGTGACCCCGGCGATGACCGGCGAGTTCGAGGCGGACATCACCGCGCACGCGCGCTTTTGAACCGAGCTTCTGAACCGCGCTTCTGAACTCCGTCCCCCGGTTGCGGCGGGGGACGGGACCAACGCCGGTGCCCGGCCCCCGTCAGGGGGCCGGGCGGGCCGGGTCGGCTACCGCCGGGGCATGGGCTTCGTCATCTTCACGACCCTCCCCGGCCTCGCTCTGCTGCTGACCGCGATGGCCCACCTCGACGGCGGACGGGCCGTCATCCGGCTCCCGGCTGGCGGGAGCAGTGGTACGTGAAGTTCACGGAAGCCGTGCGCTGCGCCGGCGACAGCAGTTGGAGCTCGGCCTTCGCCTGGTAGTCGCCCGTCCCCTGGAACGTCCACAGCA includes these proteins:
- a CDS encoding ATP-binding protein, giving the protein MNWLIHDYRESDLAAVVHLIDTTAELGQESVFSLAECISALTGRQPCVVAVHQGVPIGAALACVTGERAWVMRIAIAAGWRGRGLASALLVELERRLIAARVGRIAYVLPEEDLLGEGLLNAGYTRQPAVAYFEKTEPLHGPAAGLLDDLGGRFLPNDLWSKVAGMEKEKDLIERRVVLPLAEPERAASHGVRPPRAITLFGPPGTGKTTFARAIASRLGWPFVELLPSRLADEGNLAAALRDAFARIAELERVLVFIDEVEEIAPVRTEPAQPGGIHGVTNELLKLIPGFREGDERLLVCATNSIRSLDPAFLRPGRFDYLIPIGTPDAGARAAIWARYTAGRADVDVSALVGATELFTPADIEHAARIAAQVSFERDLEAVGARGAAAAQLGATTRDYLEAVRQCRPTVTPAMTGEFEADITAHARF